The Sphingobacterium bambusae genome includes a window with the following:
- a CDS encoding sensor histidine kinase, producing the protein MKDHQLLAGINLANSAASAIVLLLHHRHQYNASRIVLLAFNFILFAIGCLLYQNGATYYLLCVLIVTILVYDKKWIQILAGASIIGVILFVTFYPQQFLHKEALSTQRNMINTIGALVFMTFIISFFKHVQYGYQAKIEEQHAKLKQMNVDMQKIFSIVSHDIKSPLASLQSVIMLFKEGFLTMDATAQSIQLVSKRIAQLNSTLDNLLHWSSNNLKGLQTSKSHIYLMGVVQETCYFLEALADQKAIDFDIQVDQEIFVYADRDQLSTILRNLISNAIKFSFAGSTVTLRGMTTEDHVTLHVSDTGVGMRRDHRKALFLSLQAPAFGTDGERGSGVGLVLCHELIKQNGGSILVESTEGEGSTFSISLPIGVSHRPTVFVGDDMLVE; encoded by the coding sequence ATGAAGGATCATCAATTGCTCGCGGGTATCAATCTGGCCAACAGTGCCGCTTCCGCCATTGTTTTGTTGCTGCACCACCGCCATCAATATAATGCAAGCCGAATTGTATTACTGGCATTCAACTTTATTCTATTTGCGATTGGATGTTTACTATATCAAAATGGCGCAACGTATTATCTCCTTTGCGTCCTTATTGTCACTATCCTCGTGTATGATAAAAAATGGATCCAAATTCTGGCAGGCGCAAGCATCATTGGCGTCATACTATTTGTCACCTTTTACCCGCAACAATTTCTGCATAAAGAAGCACTATCGACACAACGAAACATGATCAACACGATAGGTGCACTGGTATTTATGACGTTTATCATTAGTTTTTTCAAACATGTTCAATATGGCTATCAAGCCAAGATAGAAGAGCAGCATGCAAAACTGAAGCAAATGAATGTGGACATGCAAAAGATATTTTCCATCGTTTCTCACGATATCAAGAGTCCGCTCGCATCACTGCAGAGCGTTATCATGCTATTTAAAGAGGGATTTCTTACGATGGATGCCACCGCACAGTCTATTCAACTAGTGAGCAAGCGAATTGCTCAATTAAATAGTACCTTAGACAATCTACTCCACTGGAGTAGCAACAATCTAAAAGGATTGCAGACGAGTAAGTCGCATATCTATCTAATGGGTGTGGTGCAAGAGACCTGCTACTTTCTAGAAGCCTTGGCTGATCAAAAAGCGATAGACTTTGATATACAGGTAGACCAAGAGATCTTTGTATATGCCGATCGCGATCAGTTAAGCACGATATTACGAAACCTCATCAGTAATGCCATAAAATTCAGCTTTGCCGGAAGCACCGTGACATTGAGGGGCATGACGACGGAAGATCATGTTACACTTCACGTGTCCGACACGGGTGTAGGCATGCGACGAGATCATCGCAAAGCACTCTTTCTATCTCTTCAAGCCCCTGCTTTCGGTACTGACGGTGAGCGCGGATCTGGCGTAGGACTTGTGCTGTGCCATGAATTGATCAAGCAAAATGGGGGTAGCATCCTTGTGGAGAGCACAGAAGGAGAAGGCTCAACCTTCAGCATAAGCTTGCCGATCGGGGTATCACATCGACCAACCGTTTTTGTAGGGGATGATATGCTAGTGGAATAA
- a CDS encoding cupin domain-containing protein: MDKLFGIDQELTWTDLGAGVQRKVMSHNEELMLVKVRFDKGAVGALHQHHHVQISYVQSGRFKYIIGEHEQILEAGDSCIVPSMLIHGCECLEEGELIDSFTPQRTDFLSY; the protein is encoded by the coding sequence ATGGACAAACTATTTGGTATAGATCAAGAATTAACATGGACAGATCTCGGAGCAGGCGTGCAACGTAAAGTGATGTCACATAATGAGGAGCTAATGCTGGTCAAGGTAAGATTTGATAAAGGAGCCGTTGGAGCATTACATCAGCATCATCATGTCCAGATTTCCTATGTACAATCGGGTCGATTCAAGTATATTATCGGTGAGCATGAACAGATCCTTGAGGCCGGCGACAGTTGCATTGTCCCGTCCATGCTGATACACGGATGTGAATGCTTAGAAGAAGGCGAATTGATCGATTCCTTCACGCCGCAACGGACTGATTTTTTATCGTATTAA
- a CDS encoding pentapeptide repeat-containing protein: MTQAYHQDETFNKANFQNSDLRGSEYDGCVFTSCIFNQADLSDCKFIDCKFIHCDLSLATVSRTSFQDASFSHCKMMGISFASCSTFGLSFVFDNCQLQHSIFTKLKLKGQKFSNCALQEVDFTEADISAAVFEQCNLERSIFRQTNLEKADFQTSFNYSIDPESNRIKKAKFSMWGLSGLLSKYEILIAK, from the coding sequence ATGACACAGGCATACCATCAAGACGAGACGTTCAACAAGGCAAATTTTCAAAATTCCGATCTGCGTGGATCAGAATATGATGGTTGCGTATTCACTTCCTGTATCTTTAACCAAGCAGACCTCTCAGACTGTAAATTCATCGACTGCAAGTTCATCCATTGCGACCTGAGTTTGGCGACTGTTTCAAGGACAAGTTTCCAAGATGCATCATTTTCCCATTGCAAAATGATGGGTATATCATTTGCAAGCTGCAGCACCTTTGGACTATCCTTTGTTTTCGACAATTGTCAACTGCAGCATAGCATTTTTACGAAACTGAAATTAAAGGGGCAGAAATTTAGCAATTGTGCTTTGCAGGAGGTTGACTTTACGGAGGCAGACATCAGCGCAGCAGTGTTTGAGCAATGTAATCTGGAACGAAGTATTTTTCGACAGACGAACTTGGAAAAAGCAGATTTCCAGACATCATTTAATTACAGCATAGATCCAGAATCCAACCGGATAAAAAAAGCAAAATTCTCTATGTGGGGACTATCGGGTCTACTCAGCAAATATGAAATACTGATTGCCAAGTAG
- a CDS encoding acyltransferase family protein, which produces MLTIENNIRYDIVFLRCLAIVAVVCYHFKLMLFSDGYAGVDIFFVLSGFLMTQIISQQLNSNTFNLKDFYFRRLARVLPALLFVILVFLLLIYAVLGIKLYDFSRFALSSTLFVSNIHYYHSSGYFAPSSQLNFLLHTWSLSVEWQFYLIYPLVWLGFGKWLKRKSYFVPILLLSLLWLLSLLCMFYYVQVKESFAFYMFPARAWELLTGAFAFFLGPILTKRWSLLLKNLLSIVLLVSLLLALSGYLQIGRWGWPSTATLLPVGLTLFVLLIGPDYRLFRSAPVVYAARISYSWYLWHWPIVVLSTYFAWDQVFEARVFFFFMSIAVSTLAYHLVEKRHRFRAPNVLVGGILLTVLITFSLTQIPLKRLLFFGSQSSLAQFQRVYPVQYAPAQYDFGRGHLLANSSFDSYDRQHLFRISDSTYNYLLLGDCHAGMFSATLRDLANNNKVNLIQATADEAFPVPGVASVFQGPSDLMDFMYENYLPTNMSKIDKVILAANYASYSKKQLIAYFNRIDTFFATYNVPVVFIGQTESYRVEYPVVETLHRRFGLDKSDYLVPARYYVNQFLKRSKIASRYIDVYDLPKIKHGDASQAYFYDGDHLSTFGTDQYKELLQQYIFER; this is translated from the coding sequence ATGCTAACGATAGAGAATAACATCCGGTATGATATCGTATTTCTGCGTTGCCTCGCAATTGTTGCAGTTGTTTGCTATCATTTTAAACTCATGTTGTTTAGTGATGGATATGCAGGCGTTGATATTTTCTTCGTGCTATCCGGATTCTTGATGACCCAGATAATAAGTCAGCAATTAAATTCCAATACCTTCAATTTGAAGGATTTCTACTTTAGAAGATTAGCTCGTGTTTTGCCTGCATTGCTGTTTGTCATCCTCGTGTTTCTGTTGTTAATCTATGCTGTGCTTGGAATAAAGCTTTACGATTTCAGTCGGTTCGCACTATCCAGCACGCTTTTCGTTTCAAATATACACTACTACCATTCATCGGGTTACTTTGCTCCTTCATCACAACTGAACTTTTTACTGCATACATGGTCGCTTTCCGTAGAGTGGCAGTTTTATCTGATTTATCCGTTGGTTTGGTTGGGATTCGGGAAATGGCTTAAAAGAAAATCTTACTTTGTCCCGATACTGCTGCTGTCCTTGTTGTGGCTTTTATCGCTGTTATGCATGTTTTATTATGTGCAGGTCAAAGAATCCTTTGCTTTTTATATGTTTCCAGCGCGAGCCTGGGAGCTTTTGACAGGTGCTTTTGCGTTTTTTTTGGGGCCAATCCTAACCAAGCGTTGGTCGTTGTTGCTAAAAAATTTGCTCAGCATTGTGCTGCTTGTATCACTGCTGCTCGCCTTGTCGGGCTATCTACAGATTGGTCGTTGGGGCTGGCCTTCGACGGCCACATTACTACCCGTGGGGCTCACTTTGTTTGTGCTGCTCATCGGTCCTGATTACAGGTTGTTTCGTTCCGCGCCTGTGGTCTATGCTGCACGGATATCCTACAGTTGGTATTTATGGCATTGGCCGATTGTCGTTTTGTCGACCTACTTTGCCTGGGATCAGGTTTTTGAGGCTAGAGTTTTCTTTTTTTTTATGTCCATTGCTGTTAGTACATTAGCCTATCACTTAGTGGAAAAACGGCATCGATTTCGTGCTCCAAATGTTTTAGTCGGGGGAATTTTACTAACGGTACTTATTACCTTTTCTCTAACACAAATTCCATTAAAGAGGCTGCTTTTCTTCGGTAGTCAATCCTCGCTAGCGCAATTTCAACGTGTTTATCCGGTTCAGTATGCGCCAGCACAGTACGATTTTGGCAGGGGACACCTGTTGGCCAATTCATCCTTTGATAGCTATGATCGCCAGCATCTCTTCCGAATTTCCGATAGTACGTATAATTACTTGCTTTTGGGTGATTGTCACGCGGGCATGTTTTCAGCTACGTTGCGCGATTTGGCTAATAACAATAAGGTCAATCTGATACAGGCAACGGCAGATGAAGCCTTTCCCGTACCCGGTGTTGCATCCGTTTTCCAAGGTCCAAGTGATCTAATGGATTTTATGTATGAAAACTATCTACCGACCAACATGTCCAAGATCGATAAAGTGATTCTCGCAGCAAATTATGCTAGCTATAGTAAGAAGCAGCTGATCGCGTATTTTAACCGAATAGATACTTTCTTTGCTACCTACAATGTTCCAGTTGTCTTTATCGGGCAAACAGAGAGCTATCGTGTCGAGTATCCTGTCGTCGAGACCTTACACAGACGTTTTGGTTTGGATAAATCGGATTATTTGGTTCCCGCTCGTTACTATGTCAACCAGTTTTTGAAGCGATCTAAGATAGCTTCGCGTTATATAGATGTATATGATCTACCAAAAATCAAGCACGGAGATGCTTCGCAAGCTTACTTTTACGACGGAGACCATCTTTCTACTTTTGGAACAGATCAGTATAAGGAGTTGTTGCAGCAATATATTTTCGAGCGTTAA
- a CDS encoding cytochrome ubiquinol oxidase subunit I: protein MEDMILYNRLQFAFTITFHYLFPQLTMGLSLMIVYFKWMSMRTKNPDYNHAAKFWMKIFALNFAMGVVTGIPMEFQFGTNWAKFSELTGGIVGQTLAMEGMFSFFLESSFLGMFIFGEKLLGQRLHFLAGLMVFLGSWASGYLIIATHSWMQHPVGYEILENGKFVLTNFAALFKNPWLWPSYLHNQAGSLITSSFFVSAVGAFYILSDKHRTFGKIFLKSGVIFGVIASIVVAFPTGDLAAKNVVKYQPATFAAMEGIFETERGGAEIVLVGQPDMVNKKLDNKISVPNILSFLTYQRWDAEIKGLNEFDERVHPTNVPGLYYAYHIMAGLGTIFIAIMLTAAFLLVRKKLYQSNWLLWILMFSIPFPYIANTAGWYTAELGRQPWLVYNLMRMTSGVSPTVSSGNTLFTLLGFVGLYILLGLLFLLLVLKIIRKGPEPILAH from the coding sequence ATGGAAGACATGATTCTCTACAACAGGCTTCAATTTGCCTTCACCATTACCTTTCATTATTTATTTCCTCAATTGACCATGGGACTGTCGCTTATGATTGTCTATTTCAAATGGATGTCCATGAGAACGAAAAATCCAGATTACAACCACGCAGCGAAATTTTGGATGAAAATTTTCGCTTTAAATTTTGCGATGGGTGTGGTAACAGGTATCCCGATGGAGTTTCAATTTGGCACGAATTGGGCCAAGTTTTCCGAACTAACAGGGGGCATCGTAGGACAAACGTTGGCTATGGAAGGTATGTTTTCCTTTTTTTTAGAATCTTCATTTCTCGGTATGTTCATTTTTGGTGAGAAGCTTCTGGGGCAAAGGTTACATTTCTTGGCGGGCTTGATGGTGTTTTTGGGATCTTGGGCAAGCGGTTATCTTATCATCGCGACACATTCGTGGATGCAACATCCGGTGGGTTACGAAATTCTTGAAAATGGGAAATTTGTCCTTACGAATTTCGCAGCTTTATTCAAGAATCCTTGGCTATGGCCTTCCTACTTGCACAACCAAGCAGGCTCTTTGATTACCAGTTCTTTTTTTGTCTCTGCGGTTGGGGCTTTCTATATCTTAAGCGATAAACACCGTACCTTTGGGAAGATCTTCCTGAAAAGCGGCGTTATTTTTGGCGTAATAGCCTCTATAGTTGTCGCCTTCCCTACCGGCGATCTGGCCGCTAAAAATGTAGTAAAGTACCAGCCTGCCACCTTCGCCGCCATGGAGGGCATCTTTGAGACGGAGCGTGGGGGCGCTGAAATTGTACTCGTGGGACAGCCCGATATGGTCAATAAAAAATTGGACAACAAAATCTCCGTTCCGAATATCCTCAGCTTTTTGACCTACCAACGGTGGGATGCCGAAATAAAGGGATTGAATGAATTTGATGAACGCGTACATCCAACCAATGTACCGGGGCTATATTACGCCTACCATATTATGGCAGGGCTAGGTACGATTTTCATTGCTATTATGCTGACTGCTGCCTTTCTTCTGGTCAGAAAAAAACTGTACCAGTCGAATTGGTTGCTATGGATATTGATGTTCTCCATTCCGTTTCCCTACATCGCCAACACGGCAGGCTGGTACACCGCCGAATTAGGTCGACAACCTTGGTTGGTTTATAATTTAATGCGGATGACCAGTGGCGTGTCACCAACGGTATCTTCTGGGAACACCTTATTTACGCTATTGGGCTTTGTGGGGCTTTACATCTTACTTGGTTTACTGTTTTTACTCTTAGTGCTAAAGATCATCCGTAAAGGTCCTGAACCAATCTTAGCACATTAA
- a CDS encoding DUF1634 domain-containing protein → MATKKISQMSDRDVDLLVAHFLRYGVLLASAIALVGGAIYLYQHGMEFIPDYSVFHGEHEGYTTYKGIAEGAFAGSAKEIIQLGVLALIATPVLRVFCSLIAFALERDRMYVIITFIVLSIMLSSIFGGLAG, encoded by the coding sequence ATGGCTACAAAAAAAATAAGTCAAATGAGCGATCGTGACGTCGATCTGTTGGTTGCCCATTTTCTGCGCTACGGTGTGCTCTTGGCTAGTGCAATAGCACTAGTGGGAGGAGCGATATACTTGTATCAGCATGGTATGGAATTCATCCCTGACTACAGTGTGTTTCACGGGGAGCACGAAGGCTACACGACCTATAAAGGAATCGCTGAGGGAGCGTTTGCCGGAAGCGCCAAGGAAATTATACAGCTTGGGGTTTTGGCCCTGATCGCCACGCCGGTGCTTCGTGTCTTTTGTTCGCTCATTGCGTTTGCACTAGAAAGAGACCGCATGTACGTCATAATTACCTTCATTGTGTTGTCCATTATGCTAAGCAGTATTTTCGGCGGTTTGGCAGGGTGA
- a CDS encoding sulfite exporter TauE/SafE family protein, with product MTVLVFTLVLLIGSYLAGLLGSLTGLGGGVVVIPLLTLVFGVDIRYAIGAALLASIATSSGSASAYVKEGITNVRLGMFLEIATTVGAVFGALLAIYTPTNTIAILFGIILIFSAAMTMRKKNQEALSEGSPLAEKLKLNASYPVGDKLVPYKLRHVGAGFSLMSVAGVISGLLGIGSGALKVLAMDTAMHIPFKVSTTTSNFMIGVTAAASAAVYLQRGYMDPGLAMPVILGVLAGAFTGAKLLTRMNPKVLRIIFCVAIVFVAVQMMYNGFQHKF from the coding sequence ATGACAGTACTTGTTTTTACCCTTGTTTTGCTGATCGGATCCTATTTGGCGGGCTTGTTGGGCTCGTTGACCGGATTGGGAGGCGGAGTGGTCGTCATCCCTTTATTGACACTTGTTTTTGGCGTAGATATCCGCTATGCTATAGGCGCAGCACTGCTTGCATCTATCGCCACCTCATCGGGCTCGGCTAGCGCCTATGTGAAGGAAGGGATTACCAATGTTCGATTGGGCATGTTTTTGGAGATAGCCACTACCGTAGGCGCTGTGTTTGGAGCCCTATTGGCTATTTACACACCAACGAATACCATCGCTATCTTGTTTGGTATTATATTGATCTTTTCGGCAGCGATGACCATGCGCAAGAAAAATCAGGAAGCATTGTCAGAAGGCAGCCCGTTAGCGGAAAAGCTGAAGCTCAATGCATCCTATCCAGTAGGCGATAAGCTGGTACCTTACAAGCTACGACACGTGGGCGCTGGGTTTTCCCTGATGAGCGTTGCGGGCGTTATCTCTGGTCTATTGGGTATCGGCTCGGGTGCACTGAAAGTGCTGGCGATGGATACAGCCATGCACATTCCGTTCAAGGTAAGCACAACTACCAGTAATTTTATGATCGGCGTGACGGCAGCAGCGAGTGCGGCCGTTTATTTGCAACGTGGGTATATGGATCCGGGACTCGCGATGCCTGTTATTTTGGGCGTATTGGCCGGCGCGTTTACGGGTGCTAAATTGTTGACACGTATGAATCCTAAGGTACTAAGGATCATTTTTTGTGTGGCTATTGTTTTTGTGGCGGTCCAGATGATGTACAATGGTTTCCAACATAAATTTTAA
- a CDS encoding PQQ-dependent sugar dehydrogenase, protein MIQHWISTSQRWFSILGISCLMVSCGAGGRQAESDQTDSAAQEREYGLQIVPQEPLATPAKNKFSKITGWKDGKTPIAKRGFSVVKFADSLNSPRHVYVAPNGDVYIAQSRTERKNEDEDKANARNQFKSASPNNIIRLRDSNGDGVADERDTVLTGLSQPFGMLLLKDWFYVANTDGLVRFAYKNGEIAKKGEKIVSLPAGGYNNHWTRNIVPNADSTKIYISVGSGSNVGENGMEHEVRRAAILEVNLDGSGERIYGSGIRNPVGMDIEPQTSTLWTAVNERDQLGDELVPDYITSVKDGGFYGWPYAYWGQHTDPRWKGKLPSGILEKSITPDFAVGAHTASLGLSFNKSDGFPEGAYIGQHGSWNRSSFSGYKVMFVPFSKGRPAGKAEDFLTGFISDAEKGEVYGRPVSIAFTKQYMLVTDDAANTVWAVKRDE, encoded by the coding sequence ATGATACAACATTGGATAAGTACGAGCCAACGATGGTTTTCAATTCTTGGTATAAGCTGCTTGATGGTCTCTTGCGGGGCCGGGGGAAGACAAGCTGAGTCCGATCAAACTGATTCTGCAGCGCAGGAAAGAGAATATGGATTGCAGATCGTGCCACAAGAACCGCTGGCGACCCCCGCCAAGAATAAATTTTCGAAGATTACCGGCTGGAAAGATGGGAAGACGCCCATTGCTAAAAGAGGTTTTAGCGTTGTCAAGTTTGCCGATAGCTTGAATAGTCCTAGGCATGTTTATGTAGCGCCAAATGGCGATGTGTATATCGCACAGTCTCGTACGGAACGAAAAAATGAAGATGAAGACAAAGCAAATGCCCGCAACCAGTTTAAAAGTGCTAGTCCCAATAATATCATTCGCCTGCGCGATAGCAATGGCGATGGTGTTGCCGATGAACGCGATACAGTGCTTACGGGCTTGTCGCAGCCCTTCGGAATGTTATTGCTTAAAGATTGGTTTTATGTGGCAAACACTGATGGATTAGTGCGTTTTGCTTATAAGAACGGCGAAATTGCAAAGAAGGGGGAAAAGATAGTAAGTTTGCCAGCTGGAGGGTATAACAACCATTGGACCCGAAATATAGTCCCAAATGCCGACAGCACAAAGATCTACATATCGGTAGGATCTGGCAGTAATGTCGGAGAGAATGGCATGGAACATGAAGTGCGGCGGGCGGCTATTCTGGAAGTGAATTTGGATGGCTCTGGCGAGCGCATCTACGGCTCAGGCATCCGTAATCCTGTAGGTATGGATATCGAGCCGCAAACATCTACGTTATGGACGGCAGTGAATGAGCGCGACCAGTTGGGAGATGAGCTCGTTCCGGACTATATAACGAGCGTGAAAGACGGTGGCTTTTACGGTTGGCCCTATGCCTATTGGGGCCAACACACTGATCCCCGGTGGAAAGGTAAGCTGCCTAGTGGCATATTGGAGAAATCGATAACGCCAGATTTTGCGGTGGGAGCACACACGGCTTCCCTAGGGCTGTCCTTCAACAAAAGTGATGGATTTCCCGAAGGCGCTTATATAGGACAACATGGCTCTTGGAATAGGTCCTCTTTCTCTGGGTATAAAGTTATGTTCGTCCCTTTTTCAAAGGGGCGCCCAGCGGGAAAGGCAGAGGATTTTCTGACCGGTTTTATCAGTGATGCGGAAAAAGGAGAGGTGTATGGTCGTCCCGTATCGATTGCTTTTACCAAGCAGTATATGTTGGTGACCGATGATGCCGCAAACACCGTTTGGGCTGTAAAACGCGACGAATAA
- a CDS encoding bifunctional 3,4-dihydroxy-2-butanone-4-phosphate synthase/GTP cyclohydrolase II, translated as MEIKLNTIEEAIEDIKAGKVIIVVDDEDRENEGDFVTAARNATPEVINFMATHGRGLVCAPLTQERCMELNLDLMVGQNTAVYETNFTVSVDLQGYGCTTGISASDRSKTIKALIDPNIKPEELGRPGHIFPLIAKDGGVLRRTGHTEASVDLARLAGFEPAGVLVEILKDDGEMARLPDLIEVAKRFDLKIVSIKDLIEYRLKHDSLIQEEETVNMPTQWGDFKLKAFTQKNTGEQHLALYKGEWSEDEPILVRVHSSCITGDIFGSCRCDCGPQLHKSMQMIQEEGKGVVVYMNQEGRGIGLINKLHAYKLQEQGVDTVDANLQLGFKADLRDYGVGAQILRYIGVSKMRLMSNNPTKRAGLVGYGLEVVENVPIEIEANPFNESYLRTKRDRMGHSIMKDN; from the coding sequence ATGGAAATTAAATTAAATACGATCGAGGAAGCTATTGAGGATATCAAGGCTGGGAAAGTCATCATCGTTGTTGATGACGAGGATCGTGAAAATGAAGGCGACTTTGTGACTGCGGCTCGCAATGCGACTCCAGAGGTTATCAACTTCATGGCTACACATGGTCGTGGATTGGTGTGTGCGCCACTCACACAGGAGCGCTGTATGGAGCTGAACCTTGACCTAATGGTGGGGCAAAATACCGCGGTCTATGAGACCAATTTTACGGTTTCGGTTGATCTTCAGGGCTACGGTTGTACCACGGGAATTTCGGCTTCGGATCGCTCTAAGACCATTAAGGCGTTGATCGATCCTAACATCAAACCGGAAGAGTTAGGAAGACCTGGGCATATTTTTCCGCTTATCGCCAAAGACGGTGGGGTGTTACGTCGTACAGGACATACAGAAGCATCTGTTGATTTGGCACGTTTAGCTGGATTTGAGCCGGCGGGTGTGTTAGTCGAAATTTTAAAAGACGACGGAGAAATGGCGCGTCTTCCGGATCTCATAGAAGTAGCAAAACGTTTTGATCTGAAGATCGTCAGTATTAAAGATTTGATTGAATATCGCTTAAAACACGACTCGCTCATTCAGGAAGAGGAAACGGTCAATATGCCGACTCAATGGGGCGATTTTAAGTTGAAAGCATTTACACAGAAAAATACAGGAGAACAACATCTAGCCCTATATAAAGGAGAATGGAGCGAGGATGAACCTATTTTAGTACGTGTGCATAGTTCCTGCATAACCGGCGATATATTCGGTTCTTGCCGTTGTGATTGCGGACCTCAGTTGCATAAATCTATGCAGATGATTCAGGAAGAAGGAAAAGGTGTGGTAGTTTACATGAACCAAGAGGGACGTGGTATCGGATTGATAAATAAATTGCATGCCTATAAGTTGCAGGAGCAAGGGGTCGATACCGTGGATGCCAATCTACAGCTAGGCTTCAAGGCGGATTTGCGCGATTATGGTGTTGGAGCACAGATTCTACGTTATATCGGTGTATCCAAGATGCGTTTGATGTCCAACAACCCAACGAAGCGGGCTGGATTGGTGGGCTATGGTTTGGAAGTCGTAGAAAATGTACCGATCGAAATCGAGGCCAACCCATTCAATGAATCGTACTTACGGACGAAAAGAGACCGTATGGGACATTCTATAATGAAAGACAATTAA
- the cydB gene encoding cytochrome d ubiquinol oxidase subunit II, with protein METLWFIVLVVMLATYIVLDGYDFGAGIVHLLVAKDDDERKAVTNAIGPFWDANEVWLIASGGVLFFAFPTLYASSFSGFYLPLMLVLWLLIFRAVGLELRGQVHNRLWERLWDRAFGIASLLLALFFGAALGNVVRGVNLGMVENGVAQQEAPYFFLPLWNPTFDPLAEHQGIIDWFTIVLGLVSVLTLTIHGANWIILKSNSKINLRLKPLIFRLNLVLSVFVLISAALWYYVKPIAFTNLEEHYWLWIFPMIALAGLIALFNIKKFKKDSSGFICSSLFILGSFGTTAASMFPILLPSTNDINPSLTIYNASANEYGLSVGLAWFIVASILVVVYFIIQFRVFRGKLDDLGYGEH; from the coding sequence ATGGAAACATTATGGTTTATCGTACTGGTTGTGATGTTGGCAACCTACATTGTATTGGATGGTTATGACTTTGGGGCGGGTATCGTGCATCTTCTGGTTGCAAAGGACGATGATGAACGAAAAGCCGTGACAAACGCGATTGGCCCTTTTTGGGATGCCAACGAGGTGTGGCTTATCGCTTCGGGTGGTGTTTTGTTTTTCGCATTTCCAACGCTTTATGCCTCTTCGTTCAGCGGCTTTTACTTACCACTTATGCTTGTTTTGTGGCTACTTATTTTCCGCGCTGTAGGACTCGAGCTAAGGGGACAAGTTCACAACAGGTTATGGGAGCGATTGTGGGATAGGGCTTTTGGCATTGCCAGCCTACTATTAGCGCTGTTTTTCGGCGCGGCATTAGGCAATGTGGTACGTGGAGTAAACTTAGGCATGGTCGAAAATGGTGTAGCCCAACAGGAGGCACCCTATTTTTTTCTACCGCTATGGAACCCAACCTTCGACCCTCTTGCTGAACATCAGGGGATCATCGATTGGTTTACCATTGTACTGGGTCTGGTATCGGTGCTGACGCTCACTATTCATGGTGCCAATTGGATCATCCTAAAGTCGAATTCGAAAATCAATCTTCGGTTAAAACCTCTTATATTTCGTCTGAACCTGGTCCTATCAGTATTCGTCTTGATCTCTGCAGCGCTATGGTACTATGTAAAACCTATTGCATTCACCAACCTAGAAGAGCATTACTGGCTATGGATATTCCCCATGATTGCACTCGCAGGATTAATTGCACTATTCAACATAAAAAAATTCAAAAAAGATAGTAGTGGATTTATATGCTCCAGCTTGTTTATCCTTGGTAGCTTCGGCACAACAGCTGCCTCGATGTTTCCTATTTTACTTCCCTCAACAAACGACATAAATCCATCGCTAACGATCTACAATGCTTCTGCAAATGAATATGGACTATCTGTAGGGCTGGCTTGGTTTATCGTAGCTAGTATTCTTGTCGTCGTTTATTTCATTATTCAATTTAGGGTATTTCGAGGGAAACTAGACGACCTAGGCTACGGAGAGCATTGA